ATGCCCCGGCGCCGCCCGGCGGTCTGCGATGCCGGGTCTTCTGCGCAAACTGCTCGGCTGGACCTATCGTCCGAGCGACGGTCGCCTTCCTGACAAGCTCAGTGACCATGTGCTGCGCGACATCGGCATCGAGCCCGACGGCCGGGAGGACGAGAGCAATGTCCGTTTCTGGCGCCGGCGCTAGACGCCCCGGCCTGCGCCGATTCGCCCAATCAGGAGTACTGGAGTTGCGTGACCCATACGAACCATTCGATGGCGACGCGGCCGGTGAATAGCGTGAGCCAACATGATGATCGCAATACAGACGATTTTAACTTTGGCAGGAGATCAATGACATGCGTCGAGAGATAATCACGACCGACCGGATCGCGCCGTCGGTAGGACCCTTTTCCGCCGCCGTGCGTGCTGGAGATCTGCTCTTTCTCAGCGGCCAGGTCGGGCTTGATCCAGCGACCGGCAAGCTCGTCGCCGGCGACATCGGCGCTCAGACCGAGCAAATATTCGCCAACATCTCAGCCGTGCTGGAAGCGGCGGGGAAGTCCTTCGACGACGTGATGAAGACCACCGTCTACCTCGCGGATATGAGGGATTTCGCCGCGATGAACGCGGTTTACGCGCGCTATTTCCAAACACCATATCCGGCCCGGACAACGATTCAGGCCGCCGGCCTGCCGCTCGGCGCCCCCGTCGAGATCGAGGTCGTGGCGAGATAGGCGCAAGTGATGCGGAACGGGCGAAACCTGCGAGCACATTCGATACCCTCAAATCGCTGGATCGTCTTGGCGCTTCTATTTTCGGTGCGCGTCTCAACCGGGATCCAGTATCAGGCGGTGGCGTCGCTTTCGCCGCAGCTGATGTCCGGATTCGTGCTCAGCATCGCTGA
The nucleotide sequence above comes from Hypericibacter terrae. Encoded proteins:
- a CDS encoding RidA family protein; its protein translation is MRREIITTDRIAPSVGPFSAAVRAGDLLFLSGQVGLDPATGKLVAGDIGAQTEQIFANISAVLEAAGKSFDDVMKTTVYLADMRDFAAMNAVYARYFQTPYPARTTIQAAGLPLGAPVEIEVVAR